The following coding sequences lie in one Xiphophorus maculatus strain JP 163 A chromosome 4, X_maculatus-5.0-male, whole genome shotgun sequence genomic window:
- the LOC102223271 gene encoding death-associated protein kinase 3-like produces the protein MELFKQQDVEDFYEVGEELGSGQFAIVKQCRERSSGLDYAAKFIKKRQSLASSRGVRREDIEREVTILQQVQHPNIVTLHDVYENRTDVVLILELVSGGELFDFLAQKESLTEEEATQFIQQILEGVNYLHTRKIGHFDLKPENIMLLDKNVALPRIKLIDFGLAHTIEAGVEFKNILGTPEFVAPEIVNYEPLGLEADMWSVGVITYILLSGASPFLGETKQDTLGNISAVNYEFDEEFFGHTSDLAKKFISQLLEKDKRKRLTIQDALNHPWIKSNELKEENKTQEPKKRERRQLKTKRLREYTIKCHSSMPPNNTYVNFERFAQVVEDIDQMEGSFVSLAAAHDSLQEDIDALVSIYNEKEAWYKEESEAVRHELSQIRYEFRKVEASKRSLQDDMQTFSCGLAAVSERFQERQGHFDALQLELSNELKWVQEAVGSLQANGGGGGYPSCSFTTVFNNDVNEALKELLSRSCGGELLSGINLDLTETGQQR, from the exons CGGCCAGTTTGCCATCGTGAAGCAATGCAGAGAGAGAAGCTCGGGTCTGGACTACGCCGCCAAGTTCATCAAGAAGCGGCAGAGCCTGGCGAGTTCCCGGGGAGTCCGGCGGGAGGACATCGAGCGGGAAGTGACCATCCTGCAGCAGGTCCAGCATCCCAACATCGTCACTCTGCACGACGTCTACGAGAACCGCACCGACGTGGTGCTCATCCTGGAGCT ggTCTCTGGCGGTGAGCTCTTTGACTTCCTGGCCCAGAAGGAGTCTCTGACAGAGGAGGAGGCCACTCAGTTCATCCAGCAGATCCTGGAAGGAGTGAACTACCTCCACACCAGGAAGATCGGCCACTTTGACCTGAAG CCAGAAAACATAATGCTGCTGGATAAGAACGTGGCGCTGCCCAGGATCAAGCTCATTGACTTCGGCCTCGCCCACACCATCGAAGCTGGGGTCGAGTTCAAGAACATCTTGGGAACGCCGGAGTTCGTAG ctccAGAGATCGTGAACTACGAGCCGCTGGGGCTGGAGGCGGATATGTGGAGCGTCGGCGTGATCACCTACATCCT GCTGAGCGGGGCGTCTCCGTTCCTGGGGGAGACCAAGCAGGACACGCTGGGGAACATCTCCGCTGTGAACTACGAGTTCGATGAGGAGTTCTTCGGTCACACCAGTGACCTGGCCAAGAAGTTCATCAGCCAGCTGCTGGAGAAAGACAAGAG GAAGAGGTTAACAATTCAGGATGCTCTCAACCACCCGTGGATTAAG TCCAACGAGCTCAAAGAGGAGAATAAAACCCAAGAGCCAAAGAAACGGGAACGCCGCCAGCTGAAGACCAAACGTCTGAGGGAATACACCATCAAGTGCCACTCCAGCATGCCGCCCAACAACACCTACGTGAACTTTGAGCGCTTTGCTCAGGTGGTGGAGGACATCGATCAGATGGAGGGCTCGTTCGTCAGCCTGGCAGCGGCCCACGACTCCCTGCAGGAGGACATCGACGCCTTGGTCTCCATATACAACGAGAAGGAGGCCTGGTACAAGGAGGAGAGCGAGGCCGTGCGGCACGAGCTCTCCCAGATCCGCTACGAGTTCCGGAAGGTGGAGGCGTCCAAGAGGAGCCTGCAGGACGACATGCAGACCTTCAGCTGCGGCCTGGCCGCCGTCAGCGAGCGCTTCCAGGAGAGGCAGGGCCACTTCGATGCCCTGCAGCTGGAGCTCAGCAATGAGCTGAAGTGGGTGCAGGAGGCGGTGGGCTCCCTCCAAGCAAACGGAGGAGGTGGAGGCTACCCCTCCTGCAGCTTCACCACCGTCTTCAACAATGACGTGAACGAAGCTCTCAAGGAGCTGCTCAGCCGCTCCTGTGGAGGAGAACTGCTGTCCGGAATCAACCTGGACCTCACCGAGACCGGGCAGCAGCGCTAA